A single region of the Polyangiaceae bacterium genome encodes:
- the tkt gene encoding transketolase: MTTDLESAIQTVRFLSVDAIEKANSGHPGAPMGLAGIGVELFTRYLRYVPDDPTWPNRDRFVLSCGHASMLLYSLLHLAGYDLPLEQLKNFRQWGSKTPGHPEVGHTPGVETTTGPLGQGFGNGVGMALALKMASARVDAPGDAMFDARVFVLASDGDLMEGVASEAASLAGLWGLGNLVVVYDDNHITIDGTTDISFTEDVGKRFEAYGWFVQHIDGHDQPALGQALDAAVAEAARPSIIVARTHIAIGAPNKQDTSGAHGAPLGAAEVEATKRNAGWPLDTFVVPESARRPFAAQVERNRALRAEWIARRDRLPAERRRALDALLDPRPPADLLAKLLAAAPSKADATRSLAATVQQQAAALLPALVGGSADLAESCKTTLKGAGHVARGEFAGRNIHFGIREHAMGSICNGLALSGLFVPYCSTFLIFSDYMRPAIRLAALMGQQVVYVFTHDSIFVGEDGPTHQPVEQIASLRLIPNLELWRPASAAECALAWAAALERREGPTALVLSRQKLPELPGQLPADAASLGAYEVLAAESPDVTLLATGSEVGLALDAAKLLASKSVSARVMSVPCVDRLLLADREKLDRLLGDRRVALEAGRTWGWERLVGREGLCIGVDGFGASAPASRLAQEYGLTAEEVAAKVTAWRARRS, translated from the coding sequence ATGACGACCGACCTCGAGTCTGCGATCCAAACGGTACGGTTCCTTTCCGTCGACGCGATCGAGAAGGCCAACTCGGGCCACCCCGGCGCGCCGATGGGATTGGCGGGCATCGGAGTGGAGCTCTTCACGCGCTACTTGCGCTACGTGCCCGACGACCCGACCTGGCCGAACCGCGATCGCTTCGTCCTTTCCTGCGGTCACGCGAGCATGCTGCTCTACTCGCTGCTGCACCTGGCGGGCTACGACTTGCCCCTCGAGCAACTGAAGAACTTTCGCCAGTGGGGCTCGAAGACACCGGGGCACCCCGAGGTCGGGCACACGCCGGGAGTGGAGACCACGACGGGCCCGCTCGGCCAGGGCTTCGGCAACGGCGTCGGCATGGCCCTGGCGCTGAAGATGGCGAGTGCACGAGTCGACGCTCCCGGCGACGCGATGTTCGATGCCCGCGTGTTCGTGCTCGCGTCCGACGGTGACTTGATGGAGGGGGTAGCGAGCGAGGCCGCGAGCCTGGCGGGACTCTGGGGGCTGGGCAACCTCGTGGTCGTCTACGACGACAACCACATCACCATCGACGGCACCACGGACATCTCGTTCACCGAGGATGTCGGCAAGCGCTTCGAGGCCTACGGCTGGTTCGTCCAACACATCGACGGGCACGATCAGCCCGCGCTGGGGCAGGCCTTGGACGCAGCCGTCGCCGAGGCGGCGCGCCCGAGCATCATCGTGGCGCGCACCCACATCGCGATCGGCGCGCCCAACAAGCAGGACACTTCGGGTGCCCACGGCGCGCCCTTGGGCGCCGCCGAAGTGGAAGCGACCAAGCGCAATGCGGGCTGGCCCCTCGACACCTTCGTCGTTCCCGAGTCGGCACGACGCCCCTTCGCGGCGCAGGTGGAACGCAATCGTGCTTTGCGTGCTGAGTGGATCGCACGACGTGACCGCTTGCCCGCGGAACGGCGACGAGCCCTCGACGCGCTTCTCGATCCGCGTCCACCTGCGGACCTGCTGGCAAAGCTCCTCGCAGCGGCGCCGAGCAAGGCAGACGCGACGCGTTCCCTCGCCGCCACCGTGCAGCAGCAAGCAGCAGCACTCCTGCCCGCATTGGTGGGCGGCTCCGCGGATCTTGCCGAGTCGTGCAAGACGACGCTCAAGGGGGCAGGGCACGTCGCACGGGGTGAGTTCGCGGGACGCAACATCCACTTTGGCATCCGCGAGCACGCCATGGGATCCATCTGCAACGGCTTGGCGCTGTCGGGTCTATTCGTGCCCTACTGCTCCACCTTCCTGATTTTCAGCGACTACATGCGCCCCGCAATACGCCTCGCGGCACTGATGGGTCAGCAGGTCGTGTACGTGTTCACCCACGACAGCATCTTCGTTGGCGAGGACGGGCCCACGCACCAGCCCGTCGAGCAGATCGCTTCGCTGCGCCTGATCCCCAACCTCGAACTGTGGCGGCCCGCATCCGCAGCGGAATGCGCGCTCGCCTGGGCAGCCGCCTTGGAGCGAAGGGAAGGGCCGACGGCGTTGGTGCTCTCGCGGCAAAAGCTCCCCGAACTCCCCGGGCAACTCCCCGCGGACGCAGCCAGCCTCGGCGCCTACGAGGTCCTTGCGGCGGAGTCCCCCGACGTGACGTTGCTCGCTACTGGCAGCGAGGTCGGCCTGGCGCTCGACGCCGCCAAGTTGCTCGCGAGCAAGTCTGTCAGCGCCCGCGTAATGAGCGTGCCCTGCGTGGATCGGTTGCTGCTGGCCGACCGCGAAAAACTCGACCGCCTCCTGGGCGATCGTCGCGTCGCTCTCGAAGCGGGACGCACCTGGGGGTGGGAGCGCTTGGTCGGACGCGAGGGGCTCTGCATCGGCGTCGATGGCTTCGGAGCCTCCGCACCCGCCTCGCGTCTCGCCCAGGAGTACGGGCTCACGGCCGAAGAGGTGGCGGCGAAGGTCACCGCCTGGCGGGCGCGGCGGTCATGA
- a CDS encoding ABC transporter permease gives MKAKALARMVRRELSRTRGPLFTAGFGIAVGVGALVFFLALGLGARKVLLGDVFPIDQVELEPERTSAGLLSLLGGPHEPAGVDADSVRALGEFEGVAEVYPKLRFRFPSMARGGKEVLGREIGTHEMVGDGIDPALVRADLEGIDFSDPLRADAKSCETNADCADSEYCEQPSTESRGKCSAPVPAIVSRYLVELFDHAIAPAHGLPPVAETLIGRAKGVTFDMTLGNSLLGVARQGKERKVKVRVVGISSKAIDLGVTLPVDVVRRWNREYAGDKAADTYSSVVVRVEDASDASHVISRAQQMSLTPKDTRARDVSVLISSVLAILLLVSGVILLVAALNITHTFRVLVAERAHEIGLYRALGATRADMRRWLLAMATVVGASAGAVGAVVARLAAGVADWRGGVDLPDFPFKPESFFVFPPWLYALGVGFAAAFAVLGALGPALRAARTDPSRTLGRDR, from the coding sequence GTGAAAGCAAAGGCCTTGGCGCGCATGGTGCGGCGCGAACTCTCGCGTACACGCGGACCGCTCTTCACCGCCGGGTTTGGCATCGCCGTGGGGGTGGGTGCGCTGGTGTTCTTCCTGGCGCTCGGATTGGGCGCCCGCAAAGTGCTGCTCGGCGACGTCTTCCCCATCGACCAGGTGGAACTCGAGCCCGAGCGCACCAGCGCGGGCCTCTTGTCACTGCTTGGTGGCCCGCACGAACCCGCCGGCGTGGACGCCGACAGCGTTCGTGCGCTGGGCGAGTTCGAAGGTGTGGCCGAAGTCTATCCGAAGCTCCGCTTTCGCTTCCCCAGTATGGCTCGGGGAGGCAAGGAGGTGCTGGGACGCGAGATCGGCACCCACGAGATGGTAGGAGACGGCATCGACCCCGCGTTGGTGCGGGCGGACCTCGAGGGTATCGATTTCTCGGACCCGTTGCGCGCCGATGCCAAGAGCTGTGAGACCAACGCCGACTGCGCCGACAGCGAATACTGCGAGCAGCCCAGCACGGAGAGCCGCGGAAAGTGTTCGGCACCAGTGCCCGCCATCGTGAGCCGCTACTTGGTGGAGTTGTTCGATCACGCAATCGCGCCCGCGCACGGTTTGCCCCCCGTCGCCGAGACCCTGATCGGACGCGCCAAGGGAGTGACCTTCGATATGACCCTCGGCAACAGCCTGCTGGGCGTCGCGCGTCAGGGCAAGGAGCGCAAGGTCAAGGTCAGGGTCGTGGGCATTTCGAGCAAAGCCATCGACCTCGGCGTGACCCTGCCCGTGGACGTCGTGCGGCGCTGGAATCGCGAGTACGCGGGCGACAAGGCGGCGGACACCTACTCCAGCGTGGTGGTGCGTGTGGAAGACGCGAGCGACGCCAGCCACGTGATCTCCCGCGCGCAGCAGATGTCGCTGACGCCGAAAGACACCCGTGCGCGTGACGTCAGCGTACTGATCAGCAGCGTGCTCGCGATCTTGCTACTGGTTTCGGGAGTGATCCTGCTCGTGGCAGCGCTGAACATCACCCACACCTTCCGCGTGTTGGTGGCGGAACGCGCCCACGAAATCGGGCTCTATCGCGCGCTGGGTGCGACACGCGCGGACATGCGCCGCTGGCTCTTGGCCATGGCAACCGTGGTGGGAGCCAGCGCGGGCGCCGTGGGCGCGGTCGTCGCGCGACTGGCGGCCGGGGTCGCAGACTGGCGCGGGGGCGTGGACTTGCCCGACTTTCCCTTCAAGCCCGAGTCGTTCTTCGTTTTTCCGCCGTGGTTGTATGCCTTGGGCGTTGGCTTCGCCGCCGCTTTCGCAGTGCTGGGAGCCCTTGGGCCGGCGCTGCGCGCTGCGCGCACGGATCCCTCGCGCACCCTGGGCCGCGATCGCTAG
- the glmM gene encoding phosphoglucosamine mutase: MTDARKLFGTDGIRGEANVDPMTPELVVRLGRAIAMVARRNSSGAPRIVVGKDTRLSGYMLETALAAGICAMGGRVMLCGPMPTPAVANLTQSMRADAGVVISASHNPYYDNGIKIFGPDGFKLPDEQELEIERLIFDDGSLSSVGHTGARVGRAERIDDATGRYIVYAKSTFPRDLSLGGLRVVVDAAHGAAYKVAPQVFGELGADVTALGVSPNGRNINKASGALHPEGVIREVGKRKAHVGIALDGDADRLIVVDETGAVVDGDAVMAMCAARMIADGRLAKKTVVATVMSNMGLEHALARAGGRLERTAVGDRYVVERMRGNGFNFGGEQSGHLIFLEHATTGDGVVAALQVLAILAREQKPLSELKQLMQAVPQVLESIVLPERRPLEQMTRLQSEIRRTEGSLGGDGRVLVRWSGTEPKLRLMVEGPDENRLRTFVAEMSAAARADLGVVA; encoded by the coding sequence GTGACTGACGCCCGCAAGCTCTTTGGCACCGACGGCATCCGCGGTGAAGCCAACGTCGACCCGATGACGCCGGAGTTGGTGGTTCGATTGGGGCGGGCCATCGCCATGGTGGCGCGGCGGAACTCCAGCGGCGCCCCTCGTATCGTCGTCGGCAAGGACACCCGCCTCTCGGGCTACATGCTGGAGACGGCGCTGGCTGCCGGGATTTGCGCCATGGGTGGCCGGGTCATGCTCTGCGGCCCGATGCCCACGCCCGCCGTGGCCAACCTGACCCAAAGCATGCGCGCAGACGCGGGCGTGGTGATCAGCGCCAGCCACAACCCCTACTACGACAACGGCATCAAGATCTTCGGTCCGGACGGCTTCAAGCTTCCGGACGAGCAAGAGCTGGAGATCGAGCGACTGATCTTCGACGACGGTTCCCTGTCCTCGGTGGGGCACACCGGCGCGCGCGTGGGACGTGCTGAGCGCATCGATGACGCCACGGGGCGCTACATCGTCTACGCCAAGTCGACTTTTCCTCGGGATTTGTCCCTTGGCGGGCTTCGGGTGGTCGTGGACGCAGCCCATGGCGCCGCGTACAAGGTCGCGCCCCAGGTGTTCGGCGAACTCGGCGCCGACGTGACGGCGCTGGGCGTCAGCCCCAATGGCCGCAACATCAACAAAGCCTCGGGCGCCCTGCACCCCGAGGGAGTGATTCGCGAAGTCGGCAAGCGCAAGGCCCACGTCGGCATCGCGTTGGACGGCGATGCGGACCGACTCATCGTCGTGGACGAGACCGGCGCGGTCGTGGACGGGGACGCCGTCATGGCCATGTGCGCGGCGCGGATGATCGCGGACGGTCGTCTCGCCAAGAAGACCGTGGTCGCCACGGTGATGAGCAACATGGGGCTCGAGCACGCACTGGCACGCGCGGGTGGGCGCCTGGAGCGGACGGCGGTCGGCGACCGCTACGTCGTGGAACGCATGCGCGGCAACGGCTTCAACTTCGGCGGGGAGCAAAGCGGTCACCTGATCTTCTTGGAGCACGCCACCACCGGCGACGGCGTCGTGGCCGCACTGCAAGTGCTGGCGATTCTGGCGCGGGAGCAGAAGCCACTGTCCGAACTCAAGCAGTTGATGCAGGCAGTGCCACAGGTGCTGGAGAGCATCGTGCTGCCCGAGCGCCGGCCGCTGGAACAAATGACCCGCCTGCAGAGCGAGATTCGCCGCACCGAGGGTTCCCTTGGCGGCGACGGCCGAGTGCTCGTGCGCTGGAGCGGGACCGAACCCAAGCTGCGCCTGATGGTCGAAGGGCCTGACGAGAATCGACTTCGCACTTTCGTAGCTGAGATGTCCGCGGCCGCCCGCGCGGACTTGGGCGTCGTGGCGTGA
- a CDS encoding DUF433 domain-containing protein, protein MTLPIVLIPHPHVRVDPAVLGGSPHVVGSRVPVRRLFAFYSAGSRVETLLKRYPQLGPAKVFDALAFALDNPEVIEADLERERALLEVRTQGAERGEPQMACPSRGVTTKTSAKDHAEGPCRAAAASRRRRRRGDWRTKTFTFWASGDKRAASAKKAPGADEDRGRTRRREPTKGVSFRLCKTCEPVQRAPGPDAETRFSRRLKKMVESDGVILVV, encoded by the coding sequence ATGACGCTTCCCATCGTCTTGATCCCGCACCCCCACGTGCGGGTCGACCCCGCGGTGCTCGGCGGAAGTCCGCACGTCGTCGGATCCCGTGTCCCCGTGCGGCGACTGTTCGCTTTCTACAGCGCCGGGTCGCGGGTGGAGACACTGTTGAAGCGCTACCCACAGCTCGGCCCAGCCAAGGTATTCGATGCGCTTGCCTTCGCCCTCGACAATCCCGAGGTGATCGAAGCCGACCTGGAGCGGGAGCGGGCGTTGCTCGAAGTCCGCACCCAAGGCGCCGAGCGGGGTGAGCCCCAGATGGCTTGCCCTTCGCGCGGAGTGACGACGAAAACCTCGGCAAAAGACCACGCTGAAGGTCCGTGCCGGGCTGCGGCGGCCTCACGACGGCGGCGGCGGCGGGGAGACTGGCGAACAAAAACCTTTACTTTTTGGGCCAGCGGAGACAAACGGGCCGCATCAGCGAAAAAGGCCCCCGGGGCCGACGAGGATAGAGGGCGCACGCGCAGGCGAGAGCCGACCAAGGGAGTCAGTTTTCGGCTTTGCAAGACCTGTGAGCCGGTGCAGCGTGCACCCGGCCCGGACGCCGAGACGAGGTTCTCGAGGAGATTGAAAAAAATGGTCGAAAGCGATGGCGTAATCTTAGTGGTGTAG
- a CDS encoding ABC transporter ATP-binding protein: MTRSAPDTIVSARDLSRSFGAGQARHDAVRSVNLDVHQGEVVLIFGPSGCGKSTLLSLVGGLDRDYRGSLSLFGTDVSSLGDRALSALRGKRIGFVFQAFHLLPHLSVLDNVTAPALFAADDDPALEQRGLTLLERVGLSAKASAFPGELSGGQRQRVAIARALLRTPDLLLCDEPTGNLDRETGEQIIELFADIHRELSTTLLIVTHEDRLERIAHRTLAMQDGRISDDGEAAA, encoded by the coding sequence GTGACGCGCTCGGCTCCAGACACTATCGTCAGCGCGCGGGATCTGAGTCGCAGCTTCGGTGCTGGGCAGGCTCGCCACGACGCGGTGCGCTCGGTGAATCTCGACGTGCATCAAGGCGAGGTGGTGTTGATCTTTGGCCCCAGTGGCTGCGGCAAGAGCACGCTGCTGTCTTTGGTCGGCGGCTTGGACCGCGACTACCGCGGTAGCTTGTCTCTGTTCGGTACGGACGTATCGAGCCTTGGCGATCGCGCCCTCTCGGCTCTGCGCGGAAAGCGCATCGGCTTCGTATTCCAGGCGTTTCACCTGTTGCCGCACTTGTCGGTGCTGGACAACGTCACCGCTCCAGCGCTGTTCGCAGCGGACGACGACCCCGCGCTGGAGCAACGCGGGCTGACACTGCTGGAGCGGGTTGGTCTCAGCGCCAAGGCGAGCGCTTTTCCAGGCGAGCTGTCCGGTGGTCAGCGGCAGCGCGTGGCGATTGCCCGCGCGCTGCTACGTACCCCGGACTTGCTGCTGTGTGACGAGCCCACGGGGAATCTGGACCGCGAAACCGGTGAACAGATCATCGAGTTGTTTGCGGACATCCACCGCGAGCTGTCGACCACGCTGCTGATCGTCACCCACGAAGACCGTTTGGAGCGCATCGCCCACCGTACCCTGGCCATGCAGGACGGGCGTATCAGCGACGACGGCGAGGCCGCCGCGTGA
- the ruvX gene encoding Holliday junction resolvase RuvX has product MRAAAIDLGRERVGVAVADELGALAHPRAHLPGRPESALLDALAQLVEAEGIDVFVVGLPLEMSGREGPAARRARRFGAVLQTRTGRTVEFLDERLSTREAAGRLREGGRNSRAARSRIDSAAAALLLQTWLDARGGGR; this is encoded by the coding sequence ATGCGCGCTGCGGCCATCGATCTAGGACGGGAACGCGTGGGCGTGGCGGTGGCTGACGAGCTGGGCGCACTGGCGCACCCCCGCGCGCATCTGCCAGGTCGACCCGAGTCGGCCCTGCTCGACGCGCTGGCGCAGCTCGTGGAGGCTGAGGGCATCGACGTCTTCGTGGTCGGACTGCCTCTGGAAATGAGCGGACGCGAGGGGCCTGCGGCCCGGCGTGCCCGGCGCTTCGGCGCCGTGCTCCAGACCCGTACGGGTCGGACTGTGGAGTTCCTGGACGAGCGCCTTTCGACCCGCGAAGCCGCGGGGCGACTGCGCGAGGGAGGCCGCAACAGCCGCGCCGCGCGCTCGCGCATCGACAGTGCGGCTGCAGCGCTCCTGCTGCAAACGTGGCTCGATGCGCGTGGTGGGGGGCGATGA
- the nagZ gene encoding beta-N-acetylhexosaminidase, translating to MTPAVLAGQLLVVGFAGAELPLELARQLAAGTRAGVILFRRNLPDLPSSHALLRAVAAVAANATPPFVGVDEEGGRVRRLPAPFPGLPPMRSLGLQGDEATCRATGAALGKGLRAVGFNLDFAPVLDVDTNPDNPVIGDRAFSSEPDTVARLALAFAAGLRSAGIIPCGKHFPGHGDTETDSHLTLPRVTHSSERIESIELAPFRAAAAAGLECLMSAHVVFDALDPGVPATLSSRIATRLLREELGFRGVLFSDDLEMRALAGRMSIEESAVGAILAGCDVLLVCEHEELAERAHAALARECECSPAFRRRAEQAAERSGELRRRNPPRPVAPGSLMAAIEASGLNDPG from the coding sequence GTGACTCCCGCCGTCCTCGCTGGACAGTTGCTCGTGGTTGGCTTTGCTGGCGCGGAGCTTCCGCTCGAGCTTGCGAGACAGCTCGCTGCGGGCACGCGGGCCGGAGTCATCCTCTTCCGGCGCAATCTGCCCGACCTGCCCAGCTCCCACGCGCTGCTTCGCGCCGTGGCTGCTGTGGCTGCCAACGCTACACCGCCCTTCGTCGGAGTGGACGAAGAGGGCGGACGCGTGCGTCGTCTACCCGCGCCCTTCCCTGGCTTGCCACCCATGCGATCTCTGGGGCTTCAAGGAGACGAAGCGACTTGTCGGGCCACGGGCGCCGCCCTCGGCAAGGGGCTGCGCGCCGTCGGCTTCAACCTCGACTTCGCCCCGGTGCTCGATGTCGACACCAACCCCGACAACCCGGTGATCGGTGATCGTGCGTTCTCATCCGAACCCGATACGGTCGCACGCCTCGCCCTGGCGTTCGCCGCGGGGCTGCGGAGCGCGGGGATCATTCCTTGTGGCAAGCACTTCCCTGGGCATGGCGACACGGAGACCGACAGCCATCTCACCCTCCCGCGCGTGACGCATTCGTCTGAACGGATCGAGTCAATCGAACTGGCTCCCTTTCGGGCTGCTGCCGCCGCGGGACTCGAATGCCTGATGAGCGCCCACGTCGTGTTCGACGCGCTCGATCCCGGAGTCCCCGCCACCTTGAGCTCTCGAATCGCGACGCGGCTGCTGCGCGAGGAGCTCGGGTTTCGCGGCGTGCTGTTCAGTGATGATCTCGAGATGCGAGCCCTGGCCGGTCGCATGAGCATCGAGGAAAGTGCGGTCGGGGCGATCCTGGCGGGCTGCGACGTGCTCTTGGTGTGCGAACACGAGGAACTCGCCGAACGCGCGCATGCTGCGTTGGCGCGGGAATGCGAGTGCAGCCCGGCGTTCCGCCGGCGTGCCGAACAGGCCGCCGAACGGTCCGGCGAGCTACGAAGGCGCAATCCGCCACGCCCAGTCGCTCCGGGCAGCCTGATGGCGGCGATCGAAGCGTCGGGGTTGAACGACCCTGGTTGA
- a CDS encoding YajQ family cyclic di-GMP-binding protein, which produces MPSFDVVSKVEWSEVKNALDQAQREVAQRFDFKGTNASLEQKDSSIVILANADDRVRAAYDVLQQKLVRRKVSLKHLDAKDPEKGPGGSSKMLVAVKEGIEKDKARELVKLVKDSKIKVQAAIVEDSLRISGKKRDDLQEAIALLREKEQDIELQFVNFRD; this is translated from the coding sequence ATGCCTTCCTTCGACGTCGTATCGAAAGTCGAGTGGTCCGAGGTGAAGAACGCCCTGGACCAAGCACAGCGTGAGGTGGCACAGCGGTTCGACTTCAAGGGCACGAACGCCTCCCTGGAGCAAAAGGACTCGAGCATCGTCATCCTGGCCAACGCCGACGACCGGGTGCGCGCCGCCTACGACGTGCTCCAGCAGAAGCTCGTTCGCCGCAAGGTGAGCCTCAAGCACCTGGATGCCAAGGACCCTGAAAAGGGCCCCGGAGGCAGCAGCAAGATGCTGGTGGCGGTGAAGGAAGGGATCGAGAAGGACAAGGCTCGCGAGCTGGTGAAGCTGGTGAAGGACTCGAAGATCAAAGTGCAGGCTGCCATCGTCGAGGACAGTCTGCGCATCAGTGGCAAAAAGAGGGACGACCTGCAGGAGGCCATCGCGCTGCTTCGAGAGAAGGAGCAAGACATCGAGCTGCAGTTCGTGAATTTCCGTGACTGA
- the mltG gene encoding endolytic transglycosylase MltG: MRRRKLVWAMLGLLALTLGLLSCVWIWAVLPGPSSGRVETVDVPPSVANGDLGRFLAERGFVKSPRLFQLYLRLVRPSLDIVPGKHLLSDADGPRRLLQRLGRLPNRPTVKVTIPEGFHHVLVAERLAKAEVCDRDAFIASVRSPSLLRELSIRGPSAEGLLFPATYEFAVDSSGDAVVRQMVKTFRKRFDRLAARFRGAVEGYAKGRSWGEHEIVTLASIVERESRHADERSRIAGVYLNRLDSAEFKPSKRLQADPTAAYGCVVSAATIPSCAGFGGKVTPAMLRDPTNAYNTYAHSGLPPGPIANPGEGSLAAVLAPEKSDYLFFVARGDGRHTFSRTLDEHRRATPGTPE, encoded by the coding sequence GTGCGCCGCCGCAAGTTGGTGTGGGCGATGTTGGGGCTGCTAGCCCTGACTCTTGGCCTGCTGTCCTGCGTGTGGATCTGGGCGGTGCTCCCCGGGCCCAGCAGCGGACGGGTCGAGACCGTGGACGTGCCGCCGAGCGTCGCCAACGGCGATCTTGGACGCTTTCTCGCCGAGCGAGGCTTCGTGAAGAGCCCTCGGCTGTTTCAGCTCTACTTGCGCTTGGTACGGCCAAGTCTGGACATAGTTCCGGGCAAGCACCTGCTCAGCGACGCCGATGGCCCGCGCCGTCTGTTGCAGCGGCTCGGTCGGTTGCCCAATCGACCCACGGTCAAGGTCACCATCCCCGAGGGATTTCACCACGTGCTCGTCGCCGAACGCCTGGCCAAGGCTGAAGTTTGCGATCGAGACGCCTTCATCGCCTCTGTTCGCTCACCGAGCCTGCTCCGCGAACTCTCGATTCGCGGCCCCAGCGCCGAAGGACTGCTGTTCCCGGCGACCTACGAGTTCGCGGTGGACAGCTCCGGCGACGCTGTCGTGCGCCAGATGGTGAAGACCTTTCGAAAACGCTTCGATCGCCTGGCGGCGAGGTTTCGAGGCGCCGTCGAAGGCTACGCGAAAGGTCGCAGCTGGGGCGAGCACGAGATCGTGACCCTGGCGTCGATCGTGGAGCGCGAGTCCAGGCATGCCGACGAGCGCTCTCGGATCGCGGGCGTGTATCTGAACCGCCTAGACAGCGCGGAGTTCAAGCCCAGCAAGCGGCTGCAAGCAGACCCCACGGCGGCCTACGGCTGCGTGGTATCGGCGGCGACGATCCCCAGTTGCGCAGGCTTTGGCGGCAAGGTCACACCTGCGATGCTGCGCGACCCGACAAACGCGTACAACACCTACGCACACTCGGGATTGCCACCAGGGCCGATCGCCAATCCCGGCGAAGGATCCCTGGCGGCAGTCCTAGCCCCGGAGAAGAGCGACTACCTGTTCTTCGTCGCGCGCGGCGATGGCCGTCATACCTTCAGCCGGACTCTGGACGAGCATCGCCGCGCCACGCCCGGCACCCCCGAATGA
- the hisS gene encoding histidine--tRNA ligase: MAFRAIKGMNDVLSQDVSRWQRLERAFARRAELAGYREVRTPIVEATELFVRSIGEVTDVVEKEMYTFQHHRDSMTLRPEGTAGAARAYLEHKVYAREQVTRWYYLGPMFRAERPQRGRYRQFYQAGCEVYGDSGPVVDAEMIDMLVGLFQELGIADLTVAINSLGGSDTRTRHRQALIDHFTPREQQLSEHARERLHKNPLRILDSKDPRDQEASAGAPSLLDMLDAEDRAHFEGLTGALDALKVPYEIDPRLVRGLDYYTRTSFEIRSEAGELGAQNTLAGGGRYDDMVAELGGPKTPAIGFAMGLERILLAMPEAAEPVREGCFIAPLGAEAVSRALPLARELRARGVYVELDGRGQSLKSQLRRADSLGMRLCLVIGESELGRGVAQLKDLERHEQREVALDSVPQEVASTLQVAS; this comes from the coding sequence ATGGCCTTTCGCGCGATCAAAGGAATGAACGACGTCCTGTCCCAGGACGTATCGCGCTGGCAACGACTGGAGCGCGCCTTCGCGCGCCGCGCCGAACTCGCGGGCTACCGCGAAGTTCGGACGCCCATCGTCGAAGCCACGGAGCTGTTCGTGCGCTCGATCGGCGAGGTCACGGACGTGGTGGAAAAGGAGATGTACACCTTTCAGCACCACCGCGACTCCATGACCCTGAGACCGGAAGGTACCGCGGGTGCGGCTCGGGCCTATCTGGAACACAAGGTCTACGCGCGCGAACAGGTCACGCGTTGGTACTACCTAGGGCCGATGTTTCGTGCAGAGCGCCCGCAGCGTGGGCGCTATCGCCAATTCTACCAGGCGGGCTGCGAGGTCTACGGGGACTCGGGGCCGGTCGTCGATGCCGAGATGATCGACATGCTGGTCGGCTTGTTCCAGGAATTGGGCATCGCGGACCTCACCGTCGCCATCAACTCCCTGGGCGGCAGTGACACCCGCACCCGTCATCGGCAAGCGCTGATCGACCACTTCACTCCGCGCGAACAGCAGCTTTCCGAGCATGCCCGGGAGCGGCTGCACAAGAACCCCTTGCGGATCTTGGACTCGAAAGACCCTCGTGACCAGGAGGCGTCCGCAGGCGCACCGAGCTTGCTGGACATGCTGGACGCCGAGGACCGGGCGCACTTCGAGGGGCTCACGGGCGCGCTGGATGCCCTGAAAGTTCCTTACGAGATCGACCCGCGGCTGGTGCGTGGCCTCGACTACTACACCCGCACGTCCTTCGAGATCCGCTCCGAAGCGGGCGAACTCGGCGCACAAAACACCTTGGCCGGTGGCGGTCGCTACGACGACATGGTGGCAGAGCTCGGAGGGCCGAAGACCCCAGCCATCGGTTTCGCCATGGGCTTGGAGCGCATCTTGCTCGCCATGCCCGAAGCGGCCGAGCCGGTGCGCGAAGGTTGTTTCATCGCGCCGCTTGGCGCAGAAGCCGTGTCGCGTGCGTTGCCGCTGGCGCGAGAGCTGCGCGCTCGCGGCGTCTATGTGGAGCTAGACGGACGTGGCCAGAGCTTGAAGAGCCAGTTGCGCCGAGCCGATTCCCTCGGCATGCGCCTGTGTTTGGTGATCGGCGAGTCCGAGCTTGGGCGCGGGGTCGCCCAGCTCAAAGATCTGGAGCGGCACGAACAGCGCGAAGTTGCACTCGACTCCGTCCCTCAAGAAGTAGCTTCCACGCTTCAGGTGGCCTCATGA